ATGGGTGTCTTCGGCACTGAGAGAAGACAGATTGGTCAGTTCCGCATCCGGTTGATCATCACCGGGTAGCAAGGCCAGTGGAATATTTTTCTCCACACAGGTCCGGGCAATTTCATCAACGCCATATTCCCAATAGCTTTTCCCGCCAAGCAGGCGCACGACCACCAGTTTAGCATGCTGGATAATATCATCAACATACAGGTCCACCGACATATTGTGGCCCATATGAAGAAGGGAGGCGAGCCGCAAGGTCGGGATGGAACGGTCTTGTTCATATAAACGTTTATGAGCCAAGGCTAGACAGGCGAGTTCAGTATCCGCAGCTGATAAAACAACAATATCAGCAGGGTCCTGACCCAGGTCAATCGCCTCAGACCCATCAGAAATCGCACCGGGGGTTGCTGCCAGAAGATGCATTTTTACGTTCCATTTTCCTGAATTTCCTGTTTTATAGAGCAGGCATTAAAGGAAGACAAATCATGATCCGCAAAGCAATTGAAAAAGATCTTAAAGACATTCTTGAAATTCATCGCCTTGCCTTTGGCGAAGAAGATGAAGCCAAACTGGTGGATAACCTGCTCAAAGATGACAGCGCCCAGCCGTGCCTGTCCATGGTCGCAGAACAAGACGGCCAAATCATCGGCCATATTCTTTTCACCAAAGCTGGCATTAAAGGCACAAAGCTGAACGCCTCCCTACTGGCCCCGCTGGCCGTTCATCCTGATTTTCATTTTAAAGGGACCGGGCGACGCCTGATTAAAGCGGGGTTTAAGGAACTGGCTGACCAACACGTCGATCTCGTCTTCGTCCTTGGCGATCCGAATTACTACACAAAATCCGGCTTTAGCCTGAATGCAGGCGCACAAGGCTACCCTACTCCTGTTCCCATCCCACCAAAATGGGCTGATGCCTGGATGGTCAGGAAACTGTCAGACTGCGAAGAGAGCGGCCAAGTCCAGGTCGCCAAAGAAATCAGTGCACCAGAATTTTGGAGCGATTGAGCACAAATAGTCATTCCGCACTTGATGCGGAATCTTTTTCCCCTTGGAACAAGATCCCCGCATGCGCGAGGATGACGACTATTGACTACTTTAACGTCGAAAAATAAAATCAGTAAAATCTTAATAAATCAGACTTGAAGAAGCCCAAGAATGCCTCAAACTCCCCCAAAAGTCTTTATCTCATATTCTCATGATTCAGCCGCCCACAAGCGTTGGGTCGCTTGGTTTGCCGAAACCCTTTGCACAAATGGCATCGACACGACACTTGATCAATGGGACTTGACTGCCGGGGGCGACGTACCAGCTTTTATGGAAAAACAGCTTAAAGAGTCCGATTTTATCCTTCTAATCTGCACAGAAAACTATGTCACCAAAGCTAACGAAGGTCTTGGGGGTGTGGGTTATGAGAAAATGATCGTTACATCTGAATTAATATCCAATATTAATCAGAAAAAATTCATACCCATTGTCAGACAACAAAGTGCGACAAATGTACCAACGTTTATTTCAAGCAAACTATATGTCGACTTTTCCGATGATGAGCACATTGAAAACAGCCTGTCTGAACTTCTTCAAGCAATCCATCACGATAAAGTTGAACGAAAACCCCACATCGGCTCTTTTGCCGGAATATCAAATATTAAAATTCCACACCAAAATTCAAATAGTTCAGTTCCAGTAAAAACGCAGAATAACCTCACAAATGAAGAAATGAAAATTTTCTCTTATATTGTTGTAAGATATGATCAGCATAGAGAAAATTATTGGGATGAGGGCAAGGCCCTTCAAGCCTCCGGCACAGGAAAAATAAGGGCTGAAGTAGCCATAAAATCCTTAATTCAAAAAGATCTACTTACATATGGTTACAATAACAACTTACTACTAACTGACAACGGAAAAGCCTATGCAATCGAACATTCGATTATTTAGTTAGTAATACCACTGTTATTATCTCTTTGAAGTTCCTATGCCTAAATGCTTGAGCGATTGACGCTACATTAGATTTTAATAATTTTATATAGACAAGGCAAGTTCAATACATTAGAAACAACTAAACTTAAATAACAATGAGGATAGTTGTGATGAAAAAACTCGCCCTTTTAGCATTTGGCGCGGCCTGTCTTTCCCTGTCATTTCAAGCCAACGCAGCCCCGGAACCGAAAAAAGCAACGGCACAAGTTGAATCCAAGCTCTATGTCACCGCTTCTGAAGCCTGGGAGATGATGCAAAAAGATGCGTCCGTTATCCTGATTGATGTGCGCGATCCCATCGAAGTGATGTTCACAGGTTTCACAGATGAAGCCGATATGCATGTCCCGTTTCTGTTAAGTGATCGCAGCAAAAAGCACCCAAAGAAACCTGTCTATAATATGGTGAAAAACCCCAAGTTTCTGGAACAGGTTGAAGCAAAACTCACTGAAATGAAAGTCAGCAAAGATACAGCCATTATCATGATGTGTCGTTCCGGCAGCACACGCAGTGCGCCTGCGGCTAACATGCTTTATAAAAAAGGCTGGAAAAACACCTATACAATGGTTGATGGCTTTGAAGGGGGTAAATCCAAGGAAGGTAACTCTAAAGGCGTGCGTGCTGTAAATGGCTGGCGCAACTCCGGCCTGCCTTGGGGCTATAAGCTGAACATGGACAAAATGTATTTTGCCCAACAGTAAAGCCTGCATTGCAAAGACGTGAAAAAAGGCTGGCCTTGTGCTGGCCTTTTTTATGGATGGACCACATCCATCTCATCTGCCTGAATATCAAAGGCAGCAGCCATCAGCGCCTTGGTATAGGCCGTTTGCGGCGCATCAAAAATATCGTCACACCCGCCCTGTTCGACCACGGCCCCATTTTGCATAACCATGACCTTATGACTCATAGCGCGCACAACTTTCAGATCATGACTAATGAAAATATAGGCGAGATTATGTTTGGTTTGTAGATCGCGCAACAGCTCAACAATTTGCGCCTGCACGGACATATCGAGCGCACTGGTGGGTTCATCCAGAATGATCAAGCGGGGCTTTAAAACAACAGCACGCGCAATGGCAATACGTTGGCGTTGCCCACCGGAAAATTCATGAGGATAACGGTCCTGAGCCTGACGCGGTAGTCCAACCTCTTCCAGCACATCCCCAATCAATTGACGGCGTTCTTCGTAAGTGCCACCCATTTTATGAACGAGCAAACCTTCTTCGACAATCTGATGAACAGACATACGTGGAGACATGGAGCCAAAGGGGTCTTGGAACACCATCTGCATTTCTTTGCGCAAAGGGCGTAGCTCTTTCTGGCTCAAGACTTGAAGATCCGCCCCATCAAACACCAAGCCACCATTACTATCTTCCAACCGCAAAATAGCACGACCCAGAGTGGATTTTCCCGACCCGGATTCTCCAACTACTCCCAAGGTCTCACCTTGGCGCACGGTTAAGGAAATGCCATTTACCGCCTTGACATGACCAACGGTGCGCTTAATCACCCCACGTTTAATCGGATACCAAACCTTAAAATCTTCCACACGCAAAATCTCTTTTGCAATCTGATCATAATCCGGCTCCCCACTGGGTTCTGCGGCCAAAAGCTTTTGGGTATAGGCATGCTGGGGACGTTCAAATATCTCCACACAGTGTCCGCTTTCCACAATCTGTCCCGCATTCATGACACAGACCCGATCGGCCATATGACGCACAATGCCCAGATCATGAGTAATCATTAAAATTGCCATGCCAAGCTTTTCTTGCAGCTCTTTCAGCAACTTCAAAATTTGCGCCTGAACCGTTACATCCAAGGCTGTTGTGGGCTCATCTGCGATCAGGATATCCGGTTCATTGGCCAATGCCATCGCGATCATAATGCGCTGCTGCTGTCCCCCGCTAAATTGATGGGGTAAGGCTTTCAGGCGATCTTCTGTTGTGGCCTCTTCCAACCCAACCAGTTTGAGTAGCTCAATCACCCGTTCACGCGCCTGACGTTTGGTCATTAATTTGTGCACAAACAGCACTTCGGAAATCTGGCGCTCAATAGAGTGCAGCGGATTAAGCGAGGTCAGCGGTTCCTGAAAAATCATGGCAATACGATTGCCACGGATAGAGCGGATTTTACGTTCCTCACGATCAAGTAACTCTTCACCATCAAAGATGATGGAACCACGCGGATGATGGGCACGCGGATAGGGCAGCAGTTTCAAAATAGAAAGGGCACTGACCGATTTACCGGAACCTGACTCTCCCACCAAGGCCAACGTCTCACCTTTCTCCACAGAAAAAGACACACCGCGCACCGCTGGGGCATCACCGAAAGACACATGCAAATCTTTGATCTCTAACAGGCTCATTGCAGGGTCTTCCTTGGATCAAAGGCATCACGCACGGCTTCCCCGATAAAGATCAGTAAAGACAACATCACAGACAGCACAAAAAAGGCCGTCAGCCCCAGCCAGGGCGCTTGCAGATTATTCTTGCCCTGGTTCAACATTTCCCCCAGTGACGGGCTTCCCGGTGGCAAGCCAAAGCCAAGAAAATCCAGCGCTGTCAGCGTGGTGATGGACCCATTCAGAATGAAAGGCAAGAAGGTAAAAGTCGCCACCATCGCATTGGGCAACACATGGCGGATAATAATGGTTTTATCATCCACACCCAACGCCTTGGCAGCACGCACAAAATCAAAGTTACGTGCGCGCAAAAATTCTGCCCGCACCACACTGACCAAAGAGACCCAGCTAAACAGTAACATCAAGCCCAGCAACCACCAGAAATTCGGTTCCACCAGTGAGGCCAAAATAATCAGTAAGAATAACGTGGGCAGGCCGGACCAAATTTCGATAAAACGCTGCCCGACCAGATCAATCACCCCGCCAAAATAGCCCTGCACAGCCCCTGCGGCCACGCCGATAATAGAACTGGCAATCGTCAAGATTAGACCAAACAGGACAGAAATGCGAAAACCATATATAAGGCGAGCCACCACATCGCGGCCCTGATCATCGGTACCCAGCCAGTTTTCCTCACTGGGCGGGGCAGGTGTGGGGACATTTAGATCATAATTGATACTATCATAGCTATAACGCACCATAGGCCAGACAATCCAGCCCCCTGCATCGGTAATCAGGCTTTGGACTTCCGGGTCGCG
This sequence is a window from Terasakiella sp. SH-1. Protein-coding genes within it:
- a CDS encoding toll/interleukin-1 receptor domain-containing protein, translating into MPQTPPKVFISYSHDSAAHKRWVAWFAETLCTNGIDTTLDQWDLTAGGDVPAFMEKQLKESDFILLICTENYVTKANEGLGGVGYEKMIVTSELISNINQKKFIPIVRQQSATNVPTFISSKLYVDFSDDEHIENSLSELLQAIHHDKVERKPHIGSFAGISNIKIPHQNSNSSVPVKTQNNLTNEEMKIFSYIVVRYDQHRENYWDEGKALQASGTGKIRAEVAIKSLIQKDLLTYGYNNNLLLTDNGKAYAIEHSII
- a CDS encoding rhodanese-like domain-containing protein, producing MKKLALLAFGAACLSLSFQANAAPEPKKATAQVESKLYVTASEAWEMMQKDASVILIDVRDPIEVMFTGFTDEADMHVPFLLSDRSKKHPKKPVYNMVKNPKFLEQVEAKLTEMKVSKDTAIIMMCRSGSTRSAPAANMLYKKGWKNTYTMVDGFEGGKSKEGNSKGVRAVNGWRNSGLPWGYKLNMDKMYFAQQ
- a CDS encoding ABC transporter permease, with the protein product MTPLNQRRWENFKKNRRGFWSLWLFLILFGVSLFAELIANDKPLLISYEGSLYTPFMTEYPETTFGGFFETEAEYRDPEVQSLITDAGGWIVWPMVRYSYDSINYDLNVPTPAPPSEENWLGTDDQGRDVVARLIYGFRISVLFGLILTIASSIIGVAAGAVQGYFGGVIDLVGQRFIEIWSGLPTLFLLIILASLVEPNFWWLLGLMLLFSWVSLVSVVRAEFLRARNFDFVRAAKALGVDDKTIIIRHVLPNAMVATFTFLPFILNGSITTLTALDFLGFGLPPGSPSLGEMLNQGKNNLQAPWLGLTAFFVLSVMLSLLIFIGEAVRDAFDPRKTLQ
- a CDS encoding N-acetyltransferase, whose protein sequence is MIRKAIEKDLKDILEIHRLAFGEEDEAKLVDNLLKDDSAQPCLSMVAEQDGQIIGHILFTKAGIKGTKLNASLLAPLAVHPDFHFKGTGRRLIKAGFKELADQHVDLVFVLGDPNYYTKSGFSLNAGAQGYPTPVPIPPKWADAWMVRKLSDCEESGQVQVAKEISAPEFWSD
- a CDS encoding ABC transporter ATP-binding protein, which translates into the protein MSLLEIKDLHVSFGDAPAVRGVSFSVEKGETLALVGESGSGKSVSALSILKLLPYPRAHHPRGSIIFDGEELLDREERKIRSIRGNRIAMIFQEPLTSLNPLHSIERQISEVLFVHKLMTKRQARERVIELLKLVGLEEATTEDRLKALPHQFSGGQQQRIMIAMALANEPDILIADEPTTALDVTVQAQILKLLKELQEKLGMAILMITHDLGIVRHMADRVCVMNAGQIVESGHCVEIFERPQHAYTQKLLAAEPSGEPDYDQIAKEILRVEDFKVWYPIKRGVIKRTVGHVKAVNGISLTVRQGETLGVVGESGSGKSTLGRAILRLEDSNGGLVFDGADLQVLSQKELRPLRKEMQMVFQDPFGSMSPRMSVHQIVEEGLLVHKMGGTYEERRQLIGDVLEEVGLPRQAQDRYPHEFSGGQRQRIAIARAVVLKPRLIILDEPTSALDMSVQAQIVELLRDLQTKHNLAYIFISHDLKVVRAMSHKVMVMQNGAVVEQGGCDDIFDAPQTAYTKALMAAAFDIQADEMDVVHP